Genomic segment of Malania oleifera isolate guangnan ecotype guangnan chromosome 7, ASM2987363v1, whole genome shotgun sequence:
CGttttcattgaaaaatttgagttggTATTAAAAATGGAGTGAAGTTGTAGGCTCTTACTAGTGGTGTTTGGCTCCATAAAGAGTTGAGATATCATAATATTTGTATTAAAAGCAAGTCGGAATTGGTGGTGAGATGGATCATATCTGGAATTTGCTCTTCCTCGTACTTATGATACTTTTGGGAATTGTAAGAGGAGGAGCTACAAGGCATTCAATTTTCAATAAAacaccaatttagagaaggtaattaGGTGGCGGATTACTTGACTCGTCAAGGCGAGGGAGGCAACAcgaggagatattttgtaagtGATGTGTTGtcaagtaaaatgagaggtctaattTGTATAGATAAGATGAGTAtttcaaatttttgtttttaattattaTCATTTGGTTCTCTTACGTTTTCCTCAAATTTTTGTTTTATAGGTAATTGTCATCAGTTTGCGAgtattttgtttatgtttatgtttgcTTTGTTTTGATTCATATGGTcttgtttagtttgttttagttggATTTTGGGTCGTTCTATTAGGTTTGTTTTGTTCTTGTTGCCTGAGATGATTTTGTTAGTTTAATTGTAAATCCCTTGTGGCTTGTTTGTAACAACATTTTCCTCTGTCATGAGCGAGAGCTGTCAATAAATTTggaatttttgttaaaaaaaatgggaaaatttaCTTTATTTAAAGAATTAGTCTTGCTATCACATCAATTATGTATAGCCACAGGTCGTTGGTATATCATTTCTATATTTTATTATCTATTTTTATATTTGTACTGTGAAGAAAGAGGTCACGACGATGTGTTTGTCTACGTTcctagtgttttttttttggctactgatttttagttgttttcaagaaaattaaaaaaaaaaatcaaaatttatgaatttcatttgttttACCAAACTGTTAATTGCCACAATACTTTTATATTCAAATTGATTATTTAGATTAGATCAtacattttatatttaatttttaattaaaataaaatgatactatgaatttaaaatataactaccataatttttttaaattgaaaaataatacttTATTCAGAaatgtcccccccccccccacccccaaaatTTTAATTGTCATGCTGTCATGTTCAATAGAATCCTTCTTCTATTTGTTATTGTGATATTTTcaatttgtattcttttttattttattattttaatcatatttttaattgttacttGATTGTAGGAAAAAAAACGAGACTTCgtttaattagaaatttaattttttttagctttggaaatatatattaaaaaaataggcTGTTAGTTTTTGgtattcaatttttatttcttgTCTATCTTAAGTTTTGATGGTAACAATataaaaagaagataaaaaagatTTTAGTCCCTCTGAGATAGCTAAAGTCTCCATAAACAGTAAcccaatgatttttttttatatcaccATGAGTATATTTACTCaatttataaattataaaggCAATGCCTAGGCAATTAAGTACAATTCATATATTAAGTACATTAAATCATCAATTATTTTCTTGTGGCTTTGTTTGCATGAATGCATAATTATGAAATTACTAAATTATTAGAGATGTTTTTAATTTTGTGACCAgttaataaatattttacaattgACAAACACAACTAATTACTATGTTATATGAAATAACTTTTCCGAACAAATAGTAAAAAGAAAATCATACAAATGATGAATTATTTGTCATCTACCATGATTGTATAATTTGAACATCACTTAAttttaaatatgataataatttACTCGCTCAATTATCCGCTTAATCTACCTAGATTATTTGATCCGACTTGCTTTAACGGGTCTATTTCTTTGGTTGTAATTTCATTCATGTCATGACTATGTACATGCTGCTATTGTATTGGATGCGATGTTTGTGAATGTGGCAGTATGAGAAGTAGAGAAGATTGGCGGGGGATCCCACAATGTGGTTTTCACAAGGCTTGTGATGACCATGTGACCAATGAGATCTTGGCTTGAAGAGGATTATCTTTGAACAAGAAGGGAAATTTCCCTCTTGAAAGAGATGCAACATGGAAATATCGTTAATATGTATTTTCATTACATTCCCTTATTAATCCGTCTCATTGTACCAAAAAACTGAAGAATGCAGGTAAAAACCCTTCTGTGTTAATTTCAAGGGAAATCTACTGTCGCCAGCTAGATGGTTTTAGAGGGGCTCAGTAACATAGGTTAAAATCAAGGGTTGAAAAAGtgcattataatattatatcatgCAACTGTTTttctgtgagagagagagagagagagcaggcaCAAGTTTATCTTTCATACATATTCACATAATGTCTACTTGGAATGGCCGGCTGGGAGTTTTATGGAATGCTACCTTCAATCAACAAATGTATTAGCTGTTGGgaaaaatgcaattacaaaattCATTCTACACAGTATCACTCAAAGAATAAACTATTACTGAGTCACCAGTAATCTTTGCATGAGCATGATCCCTCAATAAAACAGTGGAATCTGTTGTTATCCCTAACAATAATCTCTCTGCCTGTAATCCTCGAAATGAGCTTCATTGCCATATGACAGTCACCACACACACGGAGATTTTTCACTATTCGAATAACATCCTCTGGTTTCGTGCTAATTAAACCAAATGCAAGCGCCAACTTCTCACTGTGATAACCTAAGAAATGCTctttctcctcttcttctatgtCAAACAAGACAAAATCTGTTTTTGGGATATAACCCACTGATTTCAGTTTTCTATTCAATTCATTAAGTTTTGCATATATCTTCTCTGAGAGGGGGTGAGACTTATCTCCCACAAGGAACTCTTGAACAACCCCATCTACTTCAATCCAACTACACCCAGGTGCTTTTAGGATTCCTTTCTCATTCATCCGTGACCTAAGTTTTTCTGCATTTTCCCATCTATGACTTGCTGAATAAATGTTTGATAAGAGAACATAATTTCCCGAGTTCCATGGTTCTAACTCAATCATTCTCTTTAATGCACATTCAGCCAATTGGACATTCCGATGTACCCTACATCCAGCTAACAAGGCTCCCCAAATTACAGCATTAGCTTCCATAGGCATACTTTTGATCATCTGATGGGCCTCCTCTAATAAACCAGCTCGACTGAGAAGATCAACCATACATCCATAATGCTCAATGGTGGGAGTCAAGCAAAAAATACGATTCATACTGTAAAAATATCGACGACCTTCATCAACAAGACCAGCATGAGAACACCCACATAGCAGGCCAATAAAAGTGCTCCCATCAGGTTGGAAACCAAGCTTCTCTACTTGGCCAAAAAGTGCAAATGCAGTCTTGACATGGCCATTCATGGAAAGTCCAGATATTGCAGCATTCCATACCACAACGTCCCTCTCCCTCATCCCTTTGAAAACTCTCCATGCCGAAGCCATGTTTCCACATTTTGCATACATGTCAATCAATGCTGTACCCAAAATGGGGTTAGACAAAATTTCATTTCTATCTATCAAGCCACTGGCCCAGTCCCCCAATTGCAGCGCTCCTAACCTTGCACAAGCCGATAGAATGCCAACCATGCTATAATGATCGGGTTTCACATTTTCTCTTTGCATTTGGAAGAAGAGGTCCAAGGCTTCTTTTGGAAAACCATTCAATGCATATCCCTGAATCACGGTACCCCAAGAAACAATGTCTTTTTCAGGCATCCCA
This window contains:
- the LOC131159518 gene encoding putative pentatricopeptide repeat-containing protein At3g08820 → MTILANPTSVLFPKALEIKKRLLQGFSSFKQLKHVHARLLRLGLDQDNYLLNMILRSSFDSGNASYPRILFNQTLQPNIFLWNTLIRGLVTNDCFDEAVGFYSLMRTGGFLPNNFTFPFVLKACARLSDLQLGVKIHAIVVKAGFDFDVFVKTSLVCLYAKCGILEYAHKVFDDIPEKNVVSWTAIITGYIDFGRFREAIDLFQRFLELDLRPDSFALVRVLSACTQVGDLRSGEWIHGYIAEIGMGRNVFVATALLDMYAKCGKMEQARSVFDGMPEKDIVSWGTVIQGYALNGFPKEALDLFFQMQRENVKPDHYSMVGILSACARLGALQLGDWASGLIDRNEILSNPILGTALIDMYAKCGNMASAWRVFKGMRERDVVVWNAAISGLSMNGHVKTAFALFGQVEKLGFQPDGSTFIGLLCGCSHAGLVDEGRRYFYSMNRIFCLTPTIEHYGCMVDLLSRAGLLEEAHQMIKSMPMEANAVIWGALLAGCRVHRNVQLAECALKRMIELEPWNSGNYVLLSNIYSASHRWENAEKLRSRMNEKGILKAPGCSWIEVDGVVQEFLVGDKSHPLSEKIYAKLNELNRKLKSVGYIPKTDFVLFDIEEEEKEHFLGYHSEKLALAFGLISTKPEDVIRIVKNLRVCGDCHMAMKLISRITGREIIVRDNNRFHCFIEGSCSCKDYW